DNA from Terriglobia bacterium:
CTGGTCTCACCTGCCAAGGCACGGCGGATGTGGTGGTCACCGACGGCCCCAATACCGACACCACGCCGCAGCAGGTGAAAGGCCTAGCTTTCAATTTCGCCACTGCCTTCCAGCTATCGGCCAACCAGGATGCGAACGGCAATATCAATACCGGCCTGGCCAGCGGATATGCCATCAGCGCCAACGGCATCCAGCGCGCGGGCGCGACTTCACCCGACGCCGTCGGCCAGTCGGTCGCCATTCCGGTCAACGTTGGCGACATCAGCATTACCGCTAATACTGGCGCCAACAGTTGCACCGGCGTGGTGCCCAACGGAACGCCGCTACAACTGACAGTGACGTGGAATGTGCTGGGCGGCTTCAATTCGCCGTCGATCTCGTGGCAGTGGGAGGACGCCAACCACGCCCCGGTCGGGGCCACCCCCATCAGCTTTACCACCCCGAGCGGTACCAGCGCCTTCGGCGGCGGTACCTACACGTCGCTGCCTACCTTCACCCTGACCAATACCCTTGCCCAGGACGGGTTGGTCGGATACTTCTTTTCCATCACCGTCAGCAATGGGACCGCGAGCGCGACCAAGTACTTTCCGTTCTACTTTGACGCGTCGGTAAACCAGAACTTCTGCGGCGCGGTGGGAGGGGCGCGCGGCTTTTCGCGAGTCAGCGGAACCTGGAGCCGGAGCGCGGCCGGAAGCGGCGGCCCCATGGCCGCATCGTCGCGCCTGAGGCCGGGCGCGGCGGCCGCCGGGTCGGTTGACCTGCGTCTCAGTGCGACCGATGTTTCCTATACGCCGTCGCTGCCGAAGTATGGCGACACCGTGCAGGTGCGCTTCCGGGTGCGCAACGAGGGTACCAGCGACGCCAAAGGCGTGCCCATCGCGCTGCTGGTCAACGGCGCGGTTGTGGCCAGTGACACCTTCGACGTGGCGGCGGGCCGCAGCGCACTTGGCGGGCTGCAGTGGAACACCACGGCGGCGGCCAGCCCGGTTATGACGCCGGCCCGCTCGGCCGCGGTGCGTCCGGGAAGAAGCGGACGTCGCGGCGGGATTGCCGCGGTTGCCGATACGGCGACCGACGACACCGCGGCGACAATGAGCGGCGTGGCGCGCCTCCATGCCGTGCTGGTGGTCGATCCGCAGCACACCGTGCTGCAGAAGACCACGCTGGAGAAGTCGGTTCCGCTGGCACACTTCACCATGCGGAGTCCCAGCGATACCGCGATCATGGGTGCATCGGGCGGTTCGCAGCGCATCCTGCTGGAAATCCAGGAGGGCGCGTGCGCCGGTCTGCGCTTGGCCACCGGCGGCATCGGCCCCTGCGGCAGCGCCGATGTCGAGTTGACGATTGCGGACGTCGCCAAGGGTACGTACATGCTCAACACGATGACCGGCATTGCCGACCTGGGCGCAACCTTTGCCGGAGCGCCCGCTGTGGGCGCCAGGGCAGGGTTTAGCTCGGAGTTGGCCGGCCTCGCCGGGCACAGCTACGCGGTGCAGGTTAGCGGCGGGCGGACGGCGCTGATCACCATCGATTCGATCCGCAATCCTGGGCAGCTTGACGCCGCCACGCGCGCCGTCTTCCGCAACAGCGCGATCCGCGTCATGCGTGGCCTGGGTTCTGATTCCGGAGCTGCCGCGACCGGCGATGTGGCGAGAGGCATTCGCGGCGGGCCGACGGTGTTCGTGCAGTTGACCGTGCAGGCGCAGTAACCCTGCCTCGCATCACCATTCCCCGGCCGTCTGCGCGCGGCCGGGGCTTTTCATGTGCGCCGCAAATCCGCCCATCGGGTGACCGGAGTAGAATGAGCGGCATCTCAACAGTGAGAGGAATTCATATGCGCAGGTTCGTGCTCGCCCTCGCCATCCTGGCCGCCTTCGGTCTCAGTTCCTGGCTTGCCGCCGCCCAGCAGGACCCCTATTCGCCGGGGTCCACCCAGGAACAACCGAAGAAGGACCAGAACAAAGACAAGAAGGATAAGAAAGACAAGAAGAAGAAGGACAAGGCGAAGGCCGAGGATGCCTACGACAGCGCCGTGTTCTCCCAGGCGGTGGCGAACAACGTGCTGAACGACCTGCGCGACGGCCTGGAAGGTCACAGCCAGCGCCTGCTGCTGTCCGCCTTCGACCAGGACAAGATGGACGGCTACCTGACCTTCGAAGACCAAATCGACGCCATGATGCAGCGCTACGATTCCTTCCGCGTGCACTTCCGCATCACGCAGAGCACCGTCGAGGGCTCCAAGGGCGTGGTGCTGGTGGATTTTGAAATGGAGGAGATCCCGCGCGCCGGGGGTACCCCCATCCGCCGCAACGGCCAGTTGAAGTTCGAGATGGAGCGCGGACGCAAGGGATGGAAGATCGTGGACTTTAATCCGAGAGGGTTCTTTTCGTAGCTGTCAGCTTCATGAAACGTGATTATCCGGATCGGCCGCTGGTCGGCGTGGGTGCGGTGATCGTGCGCGACCACCGCGTGGTGGTGGTGCAGCGCTCCGCCGAGCCGCTGAAGGGGCACTGGTCCATTCCCGGCGGCGCGCTCGAGGTTGGCGAAACCCTGCGCCAGGGCGCCGCCCGCGAGGCACTGGAGGAAACCGGGTTGCAGATCGAGGCGTTCGACGTGCTCGATGTTTTCGACAGCATCTACCGCGACCACGAAGGCCGTGCCCGCTATCACTACGTGCTGATCGACTTTTTCTGTCGCGCGGTGAGCGGCGAACTCAGGGCCGGTGGCGATGCTGCGCAAGCAAGGTGGATCACGCGCGAAGAGGTGGCGAATTTCGCGATCACCGAAACGGCGCAGAAGGTGATTTGCAAGGCGCTGGACCGGGAACAGGTTCAGTAGCCGATGTCATCCCGAGCGAGGAAGGGCTCCCACGCGTTTCTACCGGGGTTCCCAGCACGCCTGTCTTTCGCGTGCTGGGGTGGCCGTGCCCGGGAACCCCGAGTCGAGGGATCTGGGTGTTCCCTCTCTCGGCTACACCAATTCTGAAACTGCTCTGATCGTTGAAATTTGTTCTAACCAACGCGACCAACGACGCTTCCCAAAACAAAGCGACCCGCGGCTCGATTGCGGCACGCGGGTCGCCGGTAGTCTGTTGAGATTGGCCTGAGGCGGTCACTCTAATCGTTGCCCGGCGCGGCTTGCTGCCTGGGGCGACTGCGACCTGTGAGCCTCCGGGACTCCAGCACTGCTCTGGAGTGGCGTTTGGGCCAAACACACCGGAACTAGAGGTTTGGTTTAGAGCGTACCGCTCTAAGCCTCAGACACCTCACTGCGGTTTTGTATATGACTGTCAATCATTGACCTGGACCACCTCCTTTCTCAGTGTGCGGCCAGATTAATACACGCCGCAGGACGCCGTCAAATTCGGCTGGGCTCGCCTTCATTACTGTTCAGGTGCTGCTTTGGCGGGTTCGGGCGCGGAATTTGCTTGATTTCCCCATTGTCGAATTGACGAATTCCGGAATCGCGAAAATGGAAATCGAGATTCGCGTTTCATTCTGCAATTCGTCGATTCTGTAATTCGTCAATTGCGCTCTGTTATCCTGCTCCCTTCCCGATGAGCCCCATTTCCATCAGCGTGCTGCTGGGCCTGACCGCCGCCGCCGCCAACGTGTTCGGCGGCGCGGTCATCGCGTGGAAGCGGTGGCATTACAGCTACCTGAAATATTTCGTGGCCCTCGGTTCCGGATTCATGCTGGCCACCGCGCTGATGGAGATGGTGCCGGAGAGCGTGCGCCTGCGCGGACGAGACGCCGGGTTCCTGGTGCTGGTCGGCTACCTGATTGTTCATTTTTTCGAGCACACGGTCTCGCCGCATTTTCATTTTGGCGAGGAGACGCACGAAGACGAGTTCGTGCAGAAGCACAAGTCGTGGTCGGTACTGCTGGGGCTGGTGATCCACACCTTCTTCGACGGCATCGCCATCGCCTCCGGTTTCTTGGTTTCCACCGGGCTGGGGTGGGTCATTTTTTTCGCCGTGTTCCTGCACAAGATTCCGGAAGGCTTCACCGTGGCCTCGGTGATGCTGGCCAGCGGCCGCAGCCGCGCGTTGGCGTGGGGATCGTCGGTGCTGTTGGGCGCGGCCACGCTGCTCGGGGTGCTGACCATGGTGATCACGCGGCAGGCGGTGAGCGTGGGGCTGCCGGTCTCGGCGGGTGTCACCATCTACGTCGCGGCCTCGGACCTGATTCCGGAAGTCAACCGCGAGCCCGGGATCAAGATGGCGCTGGTGGTGTTTCTCGGCGTGGGATGTCTCTTCCTGATGGACCACGTTTTACATGTGCACTAGCGTGCACCGCGGAGTAGAATCCCGGCATCCGTGGCTGCTTCCGAAAACATCCCTGGGGATCACTCTCCGCCTCTCGCAGCGGAGCCAGAGGCGCCGCTGCGCCGCCTCTGGCTGCTGATGCTGACGCGCAACCTGTGGCTGTTCGCCGGCGCCGTCGGCGCTGTCATGTTCATTGGCAGCGTGGGATTCGATCTCGTGCTGCTCCAGCGCCGGGAAACGCCGCTGGCCATCGTGGTGTCCAACGCCCTGGTCGCCTTGCTGGCGGCCACGCTGGTGTTTACCCTGCTGGCGTACGGGCGCGAACAGCGCCGCTGCATCGAGGAGCGCATGGCAGCGCTCATTGAAGTGAACCACAACATCCGCAACGCGCTGCAGTCGCTGGCCTTTGCCGCCGGCACTCTGAAAGACCGCAAGGAAGCGGCAGTCATCAACGAGGCCATTCTGCGCATCCGGTGGGCTTTGTCGGAGGTGCTGCCGCGGGTGGAGCCCACCTTCGAGCCCTTCGAGGGCAGCGCGCGCCACGCCGAGCAGCACAACGTGCTGCCGCGCGATCGCGACGCGGGCTGACTCCCGCACGCCTCGACGCCCTGCTCCAGCAAATGAGTAGAATGGTTGCCACCAGCCATGAATACTCCCTCCAAGAATTCCAAGCCAGCGCCTGAAGTCGGGCCCGCGGCGCCAGCGCTGCGCGCGTTTCCGTATCTGCGATGGAAACTGGTTTCGCTGGCGGTGGCGGCGGCGGCGGCCGTGTTTTTTCTCAGCGCCGGCTTGGACTGGTTCATTCTCCGCGAGCACGAAACCCGGCGCGTGGCCCTCGAAGTCTCCGATTGCCTGGCCGCCTTGATTTCCGGCGTCCTGGTGTTTCGTCTCCTGCAGTACGAGCGCGACCGCCGCCGCCAGTTGCGGCAGCGCTTGGAAGTGATCGCGGAGATGAACCACCACGTGCGCAACGCGCTGCAGGTGATTTCGCTCTCCGCTTATTCCTACGCCGACCAGCAACAACTCGCGACGGTCAAGAAGAGCGTCGACCGCACCCAGTGGGCGCTCGAGGAAATTCTTCCCAAGCTTTAGGCAGGAGTTAGTAGTTAGGAGTTAGCGGCAACATGGCCAGTTCCGGCGCCCATGGTGGCTACACGATGATGCGCGACCCGAAGTGGTCAAGGGCGGAGAAGGCGGTGGCCAGAAAGGCGTTCGACCAGGCGCTGCAGCGGGAGTTGGAGGCGGTGCTCCAGGAGGCCAAGACGATGGCCGCGAAGATCGCGCCGCGACATGAGAGCAATACGGACTCTGCGCGCTAGCTCCTAACTACTCCACCTGATGCTGCGCCGTGTAGCCTTCGCGGGCGGTGACCTGGAACTTCAGGTCCTTGCCTTTCTGATCACGCACGTGCAACGGACCGCCGTCGGGCGCCACCACCTCCACCTTCAGCTTGCGGTAAGTGCCGTCCAATCTCGAATTGGTGGGGTGATAGGCGAGCACGTACTGGTTGCGGATGTTCTGTCCGATGTCGCGGAAGATTTCCGGCATCTCGCCCGCGAAGCGCGGCTTGAACCAGCGTCCGCCGGTCATCTTGGAGAAAGTGTTCATCTGGTTGTCGGCCTGCAAAAAATCAATGCTCGTGGTGCAGGGGAACAGACCCCCGCCGCCGCCCCCGCCGCGCGCTTCCGCCCAGATCCGCAGCGCCTCGCCGGTGCTGATGGTGAAGATGGTGACGTTCGGCGTGGCCTTAACCTTCTTCAGGATCTTGTCATACGTCATGCGGCTGAAGGTGTCGCAGCCGCTGGCCACCAGGATGATGTATTTGCGGCCTGCAATACCGTCCACGCGATCCAGCGTGTCGTAGAGCGCGTCGAACACATTGGTTTCGCTGAAGCCGGGAATCCGCAAGGTGTTCAGCGCCCCGAAAATCTTCTGCTTATCCTGGGTGAAATCGGTGACGATGAAGGGCTTCATATCGAAGGCCACCACGGCCACCCAATCCTCGGGCTTGAGGCTTTGCGCGAAGGCATACGAGGCGTTGAGCGCGTCGTACATGAAAGAGTAACTGCGCGCGGCGAACTCGACCAGCAGCACGGCGGTGATCGGCGCCTGCGACACCTCGAACTTCGTGATGCGCTGCGGCACGCCGTCCTCCTGGACGCGGAAGTTTCCCTCTTTCAGCCCGGGGATGAACTGGCCGTCCTTGGTGGTAACCAGCACCGGCACCTGCACCAGGGCGGTGTCCACTTTCAGGGAATATTCGGGCATGCCCTCGATTTTTTTGGGTGGCTGCGGCTTGGGTTCCGGCGGCGCTTCGCCTTTTTTCGGGACCGCCATCGGTCCGATGTCGCCCTCCGGCCCGCCGGCTTCCGCCGGCGCCGGCTGCGTCGGTTTCCCCGCGGGCGGCGGTGACGGCACCTGCTGCGCCCACGCGGGGAGGCCCAGGATCACGGCGAAGGCTGCGATCACTACCATTGCCGCAACTGCGCGCCTCAGGGCCGCGCCGCCGGAAGTAAGGCATTTCACATCCAACATGAGGAATTCCCTTCGTCGTCTCTATACGTTAGTATAGATGGGCTACTCCGCTTTTTCACTGCGCGTGATCGTGCAATCCATCCCCTCCACGCAGGGATTGCGGTCCCGCAACTCTCGCTTTCCAAGCGGGTTTGTGGAAAGGATGAACTGACTGCGCGAGCCGAGATTCACGCGCGCCGTCCACCAGGTGGTATGAACAAAGCTGTGTTGCCGCGCCTTCTTCTCCTCGGGCTCGTTCTGCTGATTGCGATCGTTGCCCTTGCCGAAACGCCTGCCATCGCGCCGCAAACGACCACGCCAATCCTGCCGCTGTCGGAAGTGCAAGCGGGAATGCGCGGCGTCGCCTACACCGTGTTCCAAGGCGTCACGCCGGAGCCGATGGACGTGGAAGTTCTCGGCGTGCTGCGCAACGCCAACGGTCCCAAAGGCGACATCATTCTGGTGCGTCTGCACGGCAAGAGAGTCGAGTACACGGGCGTGGTCGCCGGCATGAGCGGCAGCCCGGTCTACGTGGACGGCAGGCTGATGGGCGCCCTGGCGTTTCGTATCGGTGAATTTTCCAAGGAGCCGATCGCCGGCGTGACGCCGATCGAGAAGATGCTGGAGATCAACGCTCTCGACAACACTCCGGCGGCAGACGGGCAATCCATTCCTTCCGCCAAAAGCGAAACGACGCCCAGCAGCGGCCCGGGAACGCCGAGCGGCATCGCAGGCGCCGTCAACCTGCTGCGTCCGATCGAGACGCCCCTGGTCTTCACCGGGTTCACCCAGGACGCGGTCAACCGTTTCGCTCCGCAGTTCGCCAACGCCGGCATCGTGCCCGTGATGGGCGCCGGTTCGGTGTCGAATGAGAGACAGCCTGAGCCGATCGAACCCGGGTCGTCGGTCAGCGCCATCCTGGTGCGCGGCGACCTGAACATCGCCGCCACCTGCACTGTCACCTACATGGACCCGCAGCGCCTGCTCGCCTGCGGCCATCCCCTGCTGCAGTTCGGCAAGGTGGACATGCCCATGACCAAGGCGCGCGTGCTGGCCACGCTGCCTTCGCCGCTCAATGCCTTCAAGATCGTCAACACCACCGAACCGGTGGGCGCGTTCGTACAGGATCGCCACACCGGCATCCTTGGCCGCTTTGGCAAGCAACCGGAAATGATCCCGGTCACGCTCACCATTCACGACGCCAACCAGCCCAAGCAGTTTCACTATGAGGTTCTGAACAACAGCAAGCTGACTCCGGTGGCCATGATGGCCACCCTGTTCAGCGCGCTGCAGGGGGTCAACGACGCGGGCGAGGATGTCACCTACCGCATGACCGGCAGCATCAGTGTCCAGGGCTATCCGACGGTTCACATCCAGAATATGTACGCGCCCTCCGACGCCGGCGCACCCACCGCCTTTGCCTCCGCCATTTCACTGGGCGAGCGCTTTGGACGCATCTACCAGAACCCGTACGACAAGGCCAAGATCAGGGCTGTCGAACTGGATTTCGACATCGTGCGCGAGCGCCGCTCGGCGCAACTGGAGAGCGCGCGCACCGACGTGACCGAAGCGCGCCCGGGCGATGACATCGTGATCGAGTCCGCGCTTCGCCCTTACCGCGGCGAGCGTATCGTGCGCCAGATTCCGGTGAAGATTCCGACCTCCACCCCCAAAGGAACCCTGCGCATCCTGATCAGCGACGGCAACACGCTGGACCGCATGCGCAATATCGGCAGCAATTTCGGGCACCGCATGGACCTGGCCTCCACCATCGCCCTGCTCAACAAGGAGCACTCTAACGACCGTCTCTACGTCTCGCTGCTGGAGGCCAACCCGCAAGCCATGGTGGAAGACAAGGTCATGCCGGCCCTGCCGCTGTCGGTGATGAACGTCATGGAAGGCATGCGCGGAACGCAGGACATGGTGGTCGTGGGCGAGTCGTCGGTCAACGAGGCCTCCACCCCGCTGGACTACGTGGTTTCGGGAGCCCAGATCATTACCGTGACGGTGAAGTAAGCGGAAGAACCAGGGGTCAAAGAGTCGGCGGTCAGCGCCCGACTCCTGATTCCTGCCTCCTCATTCGCAAACTCTCCCCCTGCGCAATTTCACCCATCCTGGTCCGCCGGCCTGTGCGGTTACGCTCACAGAATGCTGTGACCGCGCGCACAGAGCCCCGGGTATTCCATCGCAAATAGCTGATTCTAAACGCGTGCGCGCTCATCAAATCCGGCGGTGACGCTTTGGCTACCGCCGTGCTTTTGCTCCAAGTTGGAAACAGCGCTTCGAGCAGGGGAATGGGGAGGCAGCGGCCTCCGGAGGACTGATGGCAATGTCAACCTATCGCACCCCGTACAACCTTCAGCCGAGCGAATCCTGCGATCACTGCGGCGCTCGCTCAGCCGGCTTCTTCTGTCAACTGCCGGCGGCCACGCTGAAGAGGCTGGAAGCGATCTCCTTCGTCACCTCGTACCCGCACGGGGCGGTGCTGTTTGTCGAAGGGCAGGCGCCGCGCGGGGTGTACATGATCTGCCGCGGGCAGGCCAAACTCTCGGTCGTGTCGCCGGACGGCCGCACTCTGATTCTGAAGATTGCCGGCCCGGGCGAGGTCCTCGGACTCAGCGCCTGCGTCATGGACAAGGCCTACGAAGCCACCGTGGAGACGCTCAGCCCCTGCCAGGTGAACTTCATCCGCCGCGAGGATTTTCTGCGCTTCGTGCGCGAGGACTCGGAAGCCTGCCTCCTCGCCGCCATCCAGATCAGCAAGCAGTACAACAATGCCTGCCGGGAACTGCGCTGGGTGGGCCTTTCGCGTTCCGCCGACTGGCGCCTGGCCAGCCTGCTGCTGGGCTGGGGCGAGGATCATTCTGAAGGTAACGTTACCAACGAGTCGCCTTCCTTCAAAATGACGTTGACCCACGAGGAGATTGCGCAAATGATCGGCACGACGCGCGAGACAGTGACCCGCGCGATGGCGCGCTTCAAGAAGCAGAAGCTGATTGAAGTGCGCGGTGCCACTCTGGTCCTGCGGAACCAGAAGATGCTGTTGGAAATCGCCGGACGTGGAGCTTTGTTCGTGGCCCCGCTGACGACGATGCCCCATGCCGAACCCTTGGCAAGACAAAATTCCGCATTTCGGGTTGTAAGGGACAAACAGGCAGCCTGCGCAATCGTCTAAGTCTTCAGGCTTAACCTGGGAGGCGCGTTATGAGCCAGGTCCACGGTTACAAATGCGAGATCTGCGGCATCGAGGATTCCGATCACAGCAACTGGCTGCTCGTGAGCGACCAGCCGCGCGCCCACAACATCGACATCATCGAGTGGGACGACAAGCTCGCCGCCCAGCCGGGAATCTGCCACCTCTGCTGCACCGATCATCTCCAAGTTCTGGTTGGCGCCTGGATGATGCCCGACCTCGGCATCCCGCCTGCGGAAGCGACCGATGACCGCCGCGCCAAGCTGAACACTTTCAATATGGATCGCGCCTGCCTGAGCAGCGGCCTGGAGACCGACCGCGAATCGATGCTGGCGATGCTCGACGCGGTGGAGGTCGTGCTGCAGACCTCCAAGCTCGACGACGAGGAGCCCACCACGGTCTTCGACGCCTAATAGTTTGCCTTCCCCCATGAGCCCCCGCCGTAGGTGCGGGGGCTTCTTGCTTCTCCTGACCGCCAGCCTCCGACCGCTGCCTGCTGTGGTACGCTGTTGTTAATTCCCCTCTTAGGATTCTTAATGCGAAAGCTGTTCTTGCTGGTTGTTCTGCTTATCCTCTCTATCCTTGCCCTCGCCGAAGGTACCCGCATCTGGGAACAGAGCAAGTTCGAGGAACTGGAGAAGGGCACGGCCAAGGGCGTCGCCATCCGCAGTGAGGGCGGGCTGGAGCTGGCGCCTTCGCTGAAACCCGCCTACACCACGCCTTCCACCTACATCTGGGCCATCGCCGGCGAC
Protein-coding regions in this window:
- a CDS encoding NUDIX hydrolase, whose product is MKRDYPDRPLVGVGAVIVRDHRVVVVQRSAEPLKGHWSIPGGALEVGETLRQGAAREALEETGLQIEAFDVLDVFDSIYRDHEGRARYHYVLIDFFCRAVSGELRAGGDAAQARWITREEVANFAITETAQKVICKALDREQVQ
- a CDS encoding ZIP family metal transporter, with the translated sequence MSPISISVLLGLTAAAANVFGGAVIAWKRWHYSYLKYFVALGSGFMLATALMEMVPESVRLRGRDAGFLVLVGYLIVHFFEHTVSPHFHFGEETHEDEFVQKHKSWSVLLGLVIHTFFDGIAIASGFLVSTGLGWVIFFAVFLHKIPEGFTVASVMLASGRSRALAWGSSVLLGAATLLGVLTMVITRQAVSVGLPVSAGVTIYVAASDLIPEVNREPGIKMALVVFLGVGCLFLMDHVLHVH
- a CDS encoding VWA domain-containing protein, whose protein sequence is MLDVKCLTSGGAALRRAVAAMVVIAAFAVILGLPAWAQQVPSPPPAGKPTQPAPAEAGGPEGDIGPMAVPKKGEAPPEPKPQPPKKIEGMPEYSLKVDTALVQVPVLVTTKDGQFIPGLKEGNFRVQEDGVPQRITKFEVSQAPITAVLLVEFAARSYSFMYDALNASYAFAQSLKPEDWVAVVAFDMKPFIVTDFTQDKQKIFGALNTLRIPGFSETNVFDALYDTLDRVDGIAGRKYIILVASGCDTFSRMTYDKILKKVKATPNVTIFTISTGEALRIWAEARGGGGGGGLFPCTTSIDFLQADNQMNTFSKMTGGRWFKPRFAGEMPEIFRDIGQNIRNQYVLAYHPTNSRLDGTYRKLKVEVVAPDGGPLHVRDQKGKDLKFQVTAREGYTAQHQVE
- a CDS encoding SpoIVB peptidase S55 — protein: MNKAVLPRLLLLGLVLLIAIVALAETPAIAPQTTTPILPLSEVQAGMRGVAYTVFQGVTPEPMDVEVLGVLRNANGPKGDIILVRLHGKRVEYTGVVAGMSGSPVYVDGRLMGALAFRIGEFSKEPIAGVTPIEKMLEINALDNTPAADGQSIPSAKSETTPSSGPGTPSGIAGAVNLLRPIETPLVFTGFTQDAVNRFAPQFANAGIVPVMGAGSVSNERQPEPIEPGSSVSAILVRGDLNIAATCTVTYMDPQRLLACGHPLLQFGKVDMPMTKARVLATLPSPLNAFKIVNTTEPVGAFVQDRHTGILGRFGKQPEMIPVTLTIHDANQPKQFHYEVLNNSKLTPVAMMATLFSALQGVNDAGEDVTYRMTGSISVQGYPTVHIQNMYAPSDAGAPTAFASAISLGERFGRIYQNPYDKAKIRAVELDFDIVRERRSAQLESARTDVTEARPGDDIVIESALRPYRGERIVRQIPVKIPTSTPKGTLRILISDGNTLDRMRNIGSNFGHRMDLASTIALLNKEHSNDRLYVSLLEANPQAMVEDKVMPALPLSVMNVMEGMRGTQDMVVVGESSVNEASTPLDYVVSGAQIITVTVK
- a CDS encoding Crp/Fnr family transcriptional regulator codes for the protein MSTYRTPYNLQPSESCDHCGARSAGFFCQLPAATLKRLEAISFVTSYPHGAVLFVEGQAPRGVYMICRGQAKLSVVSPDGRTLILKIAGPGEVLGLSACVMDKAYEATVETLSPCQVNFIRREDFLRFVREDSEACLLAAIQISKQYNNACRELRWVGLSRSADWRLASLLLGWGEDHSEGNVTNESPSFKMTLTHEEIAQMIGTTRETVTRAMARFKKQKLIEVRGATLVLRNQKMLLEIAGRGALFVAPLTTMPHAEPLARQNSAFRVVRDKQAACAIV